A genomic segment from Chitinophagaceae bacterium encodes:
- a CDS encoding GH92 family glycosyl hydrolase, whose product MFKKSNYRNISISFFILCCAFFNATAQNPVDFVNTLMGTQSSHALSNGNTYPAVARPWGMNFWTAQTGKMGDGWQYTYTAEKIRGFKQTHQPSPWMNDYGQFSIMPVTGKLKFRENERMSWFGHKAETAKPYLYEVYLADYDVHTAFTATERAAFFECTFPETDSAFIVVDAFDKGSYIKIVPGDNKIIGYSTRNSGGVPNNFKNYFVIQFNKPFTLNYTWHDSVLAKDKLEITGNHAGAVVGFKTRRHEKVQIKIASSFISFEQAYLNLKNEIGSHTFQQAVKESEEAWNKVLGRVKASGGTAEQLSVFYSCLYRAVCFPQKQYEIDAAGNIVHYSPYNGKVLPGYMYAGTGFWDTFRALYPLLNLLYPSTNKEMQEGLINDFKEGGFLPEWSSPGFRNVMVGNNSASVVSDAYMKGLRGYDINLLYEALLHGANNEGPMDAVGRRGVNYYNELGYVPYDVKINENAARTLEYAYDDFTIWQLAKALKKPQAEIDLYAKRMMNYKYLFDPETKLIRGKNKDGSFQKPFNPFKWGDAFTEGNSWHYSWSVFHDVQGLIDLMGGEKMFCAMLDSVFNLPPLFDDSYYGSVIHEIREMQIMNMGQYAHGNQPIQHMPYLYNYAGQPWKSQLHIREIMNKLYKAAPDGYCGDEDNGQTSAWYVFSAMGFYPVCPATDEYVLGTPLFNQIDITLENGKKLNILAPSNSAQHKFVKELKWNNKLYNFNYVKHSELLKGGTLNFTMSDKPETKRGISSKCYPYSVSLKR is encoded by the coding sequence ATGTTTAAAAAAAGTAATTACCGTAATATTTCTATTTCATTCTTCATCCTGTGTTGTGCATTTTTTAACGCTACCGCACAAAATCCGGTAGATTTTGTAAACACTTTAATGGGTACACAATCAAGCCACGCTTTATCTAATGGTAATACCTATCCGGCAGTTGCCCGCCCCTGGGGCATGAATTTTTGGACAGCACAAACCGGAAAAATGGGAGATGGATGGCAGTACACTTATACTGCCGAAAAAATTCGAGGTTTTAAGCAAACGCATCAGCCTTCTCCGTGGATGAATGATTACGGGCAGTTTTCTATTATGCCGGTAACAGGAAAATTAAAATTCAGGGAAAATGAACGTATGAGCTGGTTTGGCCATAAAGCAGAAACAGCAAAACCTTATTTATATGAAGTTTACTTAGCCGATTATGATGTGCATACTGCATTTACAGCTACCGAAAGGGCTGCTTTTTTTGAATGTACTTTCCCAGAAACAGACAGTGCATTTATAGTTGTAGATGCATTTGATAAAGGCTCGTACATAAAAATTGTTCCTGGAGATAATAAAATTATAGGATATAGCACCCGTAACAGCGGCGGCGTACCCAATAATTTTAAAAACTATTTTGTAATTCAGTTCAATAAACCGTTTACTTTAAATTATACCTGGCACGATAGTGTTTTGGCGAAAGATAAATTAGAAATTACCGGTAATCATGCAGGCGCTGTAGTAGGTTTTAAAACCCGGAGGCACGAAAAAGTACAAATCAAAATTGCATCTTCATTTATTAGTTTTGAACAAGCGTATTTAAATTTAAAAAATGAAATTGGGAGCCATACTTTTCAGCAAGCAGTAAAAGAATCTGAAGAAGCGTGGAATAAAGTATTGGGACGTGTAAAAGCAAGCGGTGGCACGGCAGAGCAATTATCTGTTTTTTATTCCTGCCTGTACAGGGCGGTTTGTTTTCCACAAAAGCAATACGAAATTGATGCGGCTGGTAATATTGTTCATTATAGTCCGTACAACGGAAAAGTGCTGCCCGGTTATATGTATGCCGGAACCGGCTTTTGGGATACTTTTCGAGCCTTGTATCCATTGCTGAATTTACTTTACCCGTCCACCAACAAAGAAATGCAGGAAGGATTGATTAATGATTTTAAAGAAGGTGGATTTTTACCAGAGTGGAGCAGCCCGGGTTTTAGAAATGTGATGGTAGGCAATAATTCTGCATCGGTAGTAAGCGATGCATATATGAAAGGCTTAAGAGGCTATGATATTAACTTGCTGTACGAAGCCTTGCTGCATGGCGCCAATAACGAAGGCCCCATGGATGCAGTGGGAAGACGTGGAGTCAATTATTATAACGAGCTGGGTTATGTACCTTACGATGTAAAGATTAATGAAAACGCAGCCCGTACCCTGGAGTATGCGTACGACGATTTTACCATTTGGCAACTGGCCAAAGCATTAAAAAAGCCGCAGGCCGAAATTGATTTGTATGCAAAGCGGATGATGAACTATAAATATTTATTTGACCCCGAAACAAAACTAATACGGGGTAAAAATAAAGATGGCAGTTTTCAAAAACCATTCAATCCTTTTAAATGGGGCGATGCTTTTACGGAGGGCAATAGCTGGCATTATAGCTGGAGTGTGTTTCATGATGTGCAGGGTTTGATTGATTTAATGGGCGGCGAAAAAATGTTTTGTGCCATGTTGGATTCTGTTTTTAACCTGCCGCCATTGTTTGATGATTCTTATTACGGGAGCGTGATCCATGAAATAAGAGAAATGCAAATAATGAATATGGGGCAATATGCCCACGGCAATCAACCCATACAACACATGCCGTATTTATACAATTATGCGGGGCAGCCCTGGAAATCGCAACTGCATATAAGGGAAATTATGAACAAGCTTTATAAGGCAGCGCCGGATGGTTATTGTGGCGATGAAGATAACGGCCAAACATCGGCCTGGTATGTTTTTTCGGCCATGGGGTTTTACCCGGTATGTCCCGCTACCGATGAATATGTACTGGGTACGCCTTTGTTTAATCAAATTGATATTACACTGGAGAATGGGAAAAAACTCAATATTCTGGCACCATCAAATTCTGCACAACATAAATTCGTGAAAGAATTGAAATGGAATAACAAGTTGTATAACTTTAATTATGTAAAACACAGTGAACTGCTAAAAGGCGGCACACTTAATTTTACCATGAGTGATAAACCCGAAACAAAAAGGGGTATTTCCTCAAAGTGCTATCCTTATTCTGTTTCATTAAAAAGATAA
- a CDS encoding glycoside hydrolase family 125 protein, translating to MLSRKKFIAQSGMLAAGIAMRPSLAFANNFETKRPPLAYRKFTSEAVEATIVGMKKKITDPELAWLFENCFPNTLDTTVEFEMIESKPDTYVITGDIDAMWLRDSTAQVWPYLPFIKNDAKLRELIEGVINRQKKCIILDPYANAFYKDVNKISEWKSDLTKMQPGIHERKWEIDSLCYPIRLAYRYWKTSGDIKVFDADWKQCIKLTLQTFKEQQRKHGDGPYSFQRTTAWATDGVPLAGYGYPVKPVGLICSTFRPSDDATLFSFLVPSNFFAVVSLKQSAEILNAVYKDAAMANECLSLAKEVEKALQQYAIIHHQQYGKIYAFEVNGFGSFNLMDDANVPSLLSLPYLNAVKSNDPIYVNTRKYLLSANNPFFFKGKAAEGIGGPHAGMFMIWPLSITMRGLTSNHAPEIKKCIHFLKTTHGGTGFIHESFYKDDASKFTRKWFAWANTLFGEFLMHVAEKHPALL from the coding sequence ATGTTATCAAGAAAAAAATTTATTGCACAATCAGGTATGTTAGCTGCCGGTATTGCTATGCGGCCATCGTTGGCATTTGCCAATAATTTTGAAACAAAGCGTCCACCATTGGCTTACAGGAAATTTACCAGTGAAGCCGTAGAAGCAACTATTGTGGGCATGAAGAAAAAAATTACCGACCCTGAACTTGCCTGGCTTTTTGAAAATTGTTTTCCTAATACTTTAGATACCACCGTAGAGTTTGAAATGATAGAGAGCAAGCCGGATACTTATGTAATAACCGGCGATATAGATGCCATGTGGTTGCGGGACAGTACTGCACAGGTGTGGCCATACCTGCCTTTTATTAAAAATGATGCAAAGCTTCGGGAGTTAATTGAAGGCGTAATTAACCGCCAGAAAAAATGCATCATACTCGATCCTTATGCCAATGCTTTTTATAAAGATGTAAATAAAATAAGTGAGTGGAAAAGCGACCTTACTAAAATGCAACCGGGCATTCATGAACGTAAATGGGAGATAGATTCTTTGTGTTATCCCATTCGCCTGGCGTACCGCTATTGGAAAACGAGTGGCGATATAAAAGTTTTTGATGCAGATTGGAAACAATGTATAAAACTTACTTTGCAAACATTTAAAGAGCAGCAACGCAAACACGGAGATGGGCCTTACAGCTTTCAGCGAACCACCGCCTGGGCTACAGATGGCGTACCTCTTGCAGGCTATGGTTACCCGGTAAAACCTGTGGGTTTAATTTGTTCTACTTTTCGGCCAAGTGATGATGCAACCCTATTTTCATTTTTAGTGCCTTCAAATTTCTTTGCCGTTGTATCTTTAAAACAGTCAGCAGAAATATTAAATGCTGTATATAAAGATGCGGCAATGGCCAATGAATGTTTATCACTTGCTAAGGAAGTAGAAAAGGCGTTACAGCAATATGCCATTATCCATCACCAGCAATATGGTAAAATTTATGCCTTTGAAGTAAACGGCTTTGGTAGCTTTAATTTAATGGACGATGCCAATGTGCCGAGTTTATTATCATTGCCGTATTTGAATGCGGTAAAAAGCAACGACCCGATTTATGTAAACACCCGTAAATATTTATTGTCTGCCAACAATCCTTTTTTCTTTAAAGGAAAGGCTGCCGAAGGTATTGGCGGGCCACATGCAGGCATGTTTATGATATGGCCGCTAAGCATTACCATGCGTGGGCTTACGAGTAACCATGCACCTGAAATTAAAAAATGTATTCATTTTTTAAAAACTACGCATGGTGGCACAGGTTTTATTCATGAATCATTTTATAAAGATGATGCCAGTAAATTTACCCGTAAATGGTTTGCATGGGCCAATACTTTATTTGGTGAATTTTTAATGCATGTAGCAGAGAAACATCCAGCCTTATTGTAA
- a CDS encoding PepSY domain-containing protein yields the protein MAKTSLQKTSWQSVRKLFNDIHLWLGLASGLVVIVVCFSGTVYVFNTELTEWAAPQLYKVNPIAGKERIPADSLIQKIEEASGGKITSVSIPADLKRTYQFNVKKKGDESRGGIGYFVNPYTGIITGTSKDKSETKEFMGIMFSLHRWLLLDKIEKPIFKSMTNLELGRMINGWATILFTLGCITGMIIWFPQKIKAWKQGLKIKWNAGWKRINHDLHNSLAFYALFFLLLMGLTGPQWSFDWYRTGMQKTLGTYKPKDAPKEKPIQSTLSSAVNSTGLSIADYIKVASQTLPYQGNYSISFPADSASTAVIAKTKTGFFAPAAGDRLTIDQYTGNVLKKDIFKERSFNERIAGSIKAIHVGNVYGTFTKLIYFLACLIATTLPVTGTLIWLNKMKKKRKPKLKEAIA from the coding sequence ATGGCTAAAACTTCCCTGCAAAAAACAAGCTGGCAAAGCGTAAGAAAATTATTCAATGATATTCATCTCTGGCTTGGGCTTGCAAGCGGTCTTGTTGTCATTGTGGTTTGTTTTAGCGGCACCGTGTATGTATTTAACACAGAGTTGACAGAATGGGCAGCTCCGCAATTGTATAAAGTAAATCCTATTGCAGGCAAAGAACGCATACCGGCTGATTCACTGATTCAAAAAATTGAAGAAGCATCCGGGGGAAAAATAACCAGTGTTTCCATACCTGCCGATTTGAAAAGAACCTACCAGTTTAATGTAAAAAAGAAAGGCGATGAAAGCCGCGGCGGCATTGGTTATTTTGTAAATCCTTACACAGGCATAATAACAGGAACATCAAAAGATAAAAGCGAAACCAAAGAATTTATGGGAATCATGTTCAGCCTGCATCGCTGGTTGCTGCTCGATAAAATTGAGAAACCTATTTTCAAAAGCATGACCAACCTTGAATTAGGCAGAATGATTAATGGCTGGGCTACCATCCTGTTTACTTTAGGCTGCATCACCGGAATGATTATATGGTTCCCTCAAAAAATAAAAGCCTGGAAGCAGGGTTTAAAAATAAAATGGAATGCAGGATGGAAAAGAATAAATCATGACCTGCACAATTCACTTGCCTTTTATGCTTTATTCTTTTTGCTGCTGATGGGCCTTACCGGGCCGCAATGGTCATTTGACTGGTACCGGACAGGCATGCAAAAAACACTGGGAACTTATAAACCCAAAGATGCACCTAAAGAAAAACCCATTCAATCTACGTTATCTTCTGCAGTAAATAGTACAGGATTATCTATTGCCGATTATATAAAAGTTGCCAGTCAAACATTACCATACCAGGGCAATTATTCCATTTCTTTTCCGGCAGACTCAGCTTCAACCGCTGTAATCGCTAAAACAAAAACTGGTTTTTTTGCACCTGCGGCTGGGGACAGGCTTACAATAGATCAATACACCGGAAATGTATTAAAGAAAGATATTTTCAAAGAAAGATCATTCAACGAAAGAATTGCCGGTTCCATCAAAGCCATTCATGTGGGAAATGTATATGGAACCTTTACAAAACTCATTTATTTTCTTGCCTGCCTCATAGCCACTACCCTTCCTGTAACCGGCACGTTGATCTGGTTAAATAAAATGAAGAAGAAAAGGAAACCAAAACTTAAGGAAGCAATTGCTTAA
- a CDS encoding TonB-dependent receptor, whose protein sequence is MRFIYKSISTNKILPITVLLFISFATQAQTGNLTGFIKTKEGKPAAEVYIQIKETKKVTVTKEDGSYLLTHIPQGTYHIIVSFVGLHTIQKSVSILNNKTSAIDFTLVENETELTEIIVSTNRSVNEKPVTVGKLPIKPMDLPQAVVTVSEATIKNQQAQRLSDVIKNVNGVYLGTTRASTQESFYARGYSFSSTNMFKNGSRVNSGAMPEVSSLESVEVLKGSAAILYGNVAPGGILNMITKKPKFVFGGEVSLRAGSYNLIKPVIDIYGPLNNKIAYRINGTIESADSYRNQVSSKRYYINPSLLFKIGNRSELIVEGDFLKHEFTPDFGTGTLNDSAKGIRPASIAAVPRSRFMGTNWQYNTTIQTTASATFNHSFYQNWKLNSVLSFQQYKRDYFSVERIQALYYPQPGTWARPLGRVDTKEKYFTGQVNLNGQFKTGKVEHILLAGADADHYITNTYNYDVQGKIYDTINILDLNKFIQRTDIPLANRVTLVETPVNRFGAYVQDLISLTPKIKLLAGVRWSLQESPSNSTTYLQKNDSIAKGKSASANAFSPRVGIVYRYKQNVSLFASYSNSFSVNTGLDIYNNTLPPSIIDQYELGVKNIFFNGKLTVNVTAYKIINNNLAQTAQFDKDGNPNSNSNLKELTGQTSSNGIELDVMANFLKGLSVIAGYSYNDMHYTKTPGNKGSYVQGERLVNTPAHTANGTIFYTFSRGKLNGLKIGVSAFYVGNRFGGWNNTIQQSQNYSRLIPVDGFTTVDISAGYNIKRFSLLAKISNLTNTYNYYVHENYSINPIPPRLFIATVAYKF, encoded by the coding sequence ATGAGGTTTATATACAAATCAATCAGCACAAATAAAATATTACCCATAACTGTTCTACTTTTTATCTCTTTTGCTACCCAGGCACAAACGGGAAATTTAACAGGGTTTATTAAAACCAAAGAAGGCAAACCGGCTGCAGAAGTATACATTCAAATTAAAGAAACAAAAAAAGTAACTGTAACCAAGGAGGATGGTTCTTACCTGTTAACCCATATTCCCCAGGGAACATATCATATTATCGTTTCTTTTGTAGGTTTACACACTATACAAAAATCGGTGTCCATTTTAAATAATAAAACCAGCGCCATTGATTTTACTTTAGTGGAAAATGAAACGGAACTAACAGAAATTATTGTTTCCACAAACCGGTCAGTAAATGAAAAACCAGTAACCGTAGGCAAGCTGCCCATCAAACCAATGGATCTTCCGCAGGCGGTAGTAACAGTGAGTGAAGCCACTATTAAAAATCAGCAGGCGCAACGGTTGAGTGATGTAATTAAAAATGTAAACGGTGTTTATCTTGGCACCACAAGGGCCAGTACACAGGAAAGTTTTTATGCAAGGGGTTATAGTTTTTCCTCTACCAACATGTTTAAGAACGGATCAAGAGTAAACTCCGGCGCTATGCCCGAAGTAAGTTCGTTGGAAAGTGTGGAAGTATTAAAAGGCAGCGCTGCTATTCTTTATGGCAATGTGGCTCCGGGTGGTATTTTAAATATGATTACCAAAAAACCAAAGTTTGTATTTGGCGGAGAAGTAAGCTTGAGAGCTGGAAGTTACAATCTCATCAAACCTGTAATTGATATTTACGGACCGTTAAACAATAAAATAGCTTATCGTATAAACGGTACTATTGAATCGGCAGACAGTTACCGTAACCAGGTTTCTTCAAAACGGTATTATATTAATCCTTCTTTACTTTTTAAAATAGGCAATCGTTCCGAACTGATTGTGGAAGGCGATTTTCTGAAACATGAGTTTACTCCCGATTTTGGAACCGGCACATTAAATGATTCCGCAAAAGGAATTCGTCCGGCTTCAATTGCTGCTGTGCCAAGGTCAAGATTTATGGGTACAAACTGGCAATACAATACAACTATTCAAACAACAGCTTCGGCTACTTTCAATCACTCATTTTACCAAAACTGGAAATTGAACTCGGTTTTATCTTTTCAGCAATACAAACGGGATTATTTTTCGGTAGAAAGAATACAGGCATTATATTATCCACAACCGGGAACCTGGGCAAGACCATTGGGAAGAGTAGATACCAAAGAAAAATATTTTACCGGGCAGGTAAACCTGAATGGCCAGTTTAAAACAGGTAAAGTAGAACATATTTTACTGGCTGGCGCCGATGCCGATCATTACATCACCAATACTTACAACTACGATGTACAGGGAAAAATTTATGATACCATCAACATTCTCGATCTCAACAAATTTATACAACGCACCGATATCCCTTTAGCAAATCGTGTTACATTAGTTGAAACGCCTGTAAACCGATTTGGCGCTTATGTACAGGATTTAATAAGCCTTACACCAAAAATAAAATTATTGGCAGGTGTTCGCTGGTCGTTGCAGGAATCACCATCCAACAGCACAACTTATTTGCAAAAAAATGATTCCATAGCTAAAGGAAAATCTGCATCGGCAAATGCATTTTCTCCAAGAGTAGGTATTGTTTACCGCTATAAACAAAATGTATCACTGTTTGCAAGTTATTCCAATTCATTCTCTGTAAATACCGGATTGGATATTTATAACAATACCTTACCTCCATCCATTATTGACCAGTATGAACTGGGTGTAAAAAATATTTTCTTTAATGGAAAACTAACGGTAAATGTAACCGCTTACAAAATCATCAATAACAACCTGGCGCAAACAGCACAGTTTGATAAAGACGGAAACCCCAATAGCAACAGCAACCTGAAAGAACTTACAGGGCAAACCAGCAGCAATGGAATTGAATTGGATGTAATGGCTAATTTCCTAAAAGGACTCTCTGTTATTGCAGGATATAGTTATAATGATATGCACTATACAAAAACCCCGGGCAATAAAGGAAGTTATGTACAAGGTGAACGCCTCGTTAACACACCGGCGCATACAGCAAACGGAACCATTTTTTATACTTTCAGCAGGGGCAAATTAAATGGATTGAAAATAGGAGTTTCGGCATTTTATGTAGGCAACCGCTTTGGCGGATGGAACAATACCATTCAGCAATCGCAAAATTATTCAAGATTAATACCTGTTGATGGTTTTACAACCGTAGATATTTCTGCCGGGTACAACATAAAAAGATTTTCTTTGCTGGCAAAAATTTCTAACTTAACCAATACCTATAATTATTACGTACACGAAAATTATAGTATCAACCCCATACCGCCACGGCTGTTTATAGCAACCGTTGCGTATAAGTTTTAA
- a CDS encoding nucleotidyl transferase AbiEii/AbiGii toxin family protein, with the protein MLYVKTVKPRAISVLKELMAMPELENFSLVGGTALSLIYGHRMSVDLDLFCNKPFENSAITESLKGKFQEKFVVEEKQPRFGIFGYIDEVKIDIIRHPHPLIRPETTQEGIRFFSTEDIIAMKVQAILGRGKKKDFWDIAELLKHFTVKDFIQFHKEKYSTQNLLITVPQAITFFADAEESEAPISLKKQTWESVQAFIQNKVREYLV; encoded by the coding sequence ATGCTATACGTTAAGACAGTTAAACCCAGAGCTATTTCCGTATTAAAGGAATTGATGGCAATGCCGGAATTGGAGAACTTTTCTTTAGTTGGCGGCACAGCTTTATCACTTATATATGGACACCGTATGTCTGTGGATTTAGATTTATTCTGTAACAAGCCGTTTGAGAATAGCGCAATAACTGAATCACTTAAAGGTAAATTTCAAGAAAAATTTGTAGTGGAAGAAAAACAACCTCGTTTTGGTATTTTTGGATATATAGATGAGGTAAAAATTGATATTATCCGACATCCTCATCCCTTAATAAGGCCCGAAACTACCCAGGAGGGCATTCGTTTTTTTTCTACCGAAGATATTATTGCCATGAAAGTGCAAGCCATCCTAGGCCGTGGTAAAAAGAAAGACTTTTGGGATATTGCCGAGCTGCTAAAACATTTTACGGTAAAAGATTTTATACAATTTCATAAAGAAAAATACAGCACTCAAAATTTACTCATCACCGTACCACAAGCCATCACTTTTTTTGCAGATGCAGAAGAAAGCGAAGCTCCCATAAGCCTAAAAAAACAAACCTGGGAAAGTGTGCAGGCTTTTATACAAAATAAGGTGAGGGAGTATTTGGTGTAG